The DNA window ggttccatagcaccgggcctaggatcgagccctgcgggactccggcggtaatcggaacccttttctgaccggcatcggtctcgtatagcagtacgcggttttggaagtaactttccaggatccggtacagacccaccggtaggctaagccggtgtaacgagagcgcgatggcatcccagcttgcgctgttgaatgcattcttcacgtcaagtgtcactaacgcacagtatcgaatacctcgcctttttcgttggatcgctatctcggcagtatttatcactgagttgagagcgtccactgtggacttacccttccgaaagccaaactggttgcttgacagaccgtccgtaccttccgcgtacggggtgagcctgttgaggatgatcctctcaagcagtttgccagtcgtgtctatcagacagattggtctgtacgccgatgggtcgcctggcggcttcccgggcttcagcaacagcaccagtttctgccttttccatctatcggggaaacggcactcgtcaaggcatctctgcatagctagcctgaacatgttcgggttcgctatgatcgctgccttgagagcgttgttcgggactccatccggccctggagctttgttcattgctagggattcaGCCACTGCGactagttcttcgttcgtcactggagccaccatttcgaccgtgcccgcactgtctcgtagtgcaggtggccaggggcttgtggctcgagacgggaagagtacttcgataatcgttgccaaccggtccggagaccgttctgggggtgaggagccccctttggtcttggccatcacaatccggtaggcgtcaccccacggattcgcgttggcactctcacacaggttgtcgaaacacgctctcttgctgcttttaatagccttgttaagggctaatttcgcagctcgaaacacttcacggcggttctctcttgcatcctcggtgcgagctctttgcatcctacgtctagctctgaggcaggctgaccgtagagctgcaatctcggcactccaccagtataccgggcatctaccgtttcttggcagtgtttttctcggcatagtggcgtcgcacgcgcgtgatagaacagctaccagcgcatccccgcttagactgtcggtgttggcctccagtcccagggccgcggtgaaagcttcgctgtcgaagtgattggacttccacccgcgtacctgacagggatctcccgccctcggatgctgcacaccatagttgatcttaaagcggattgctaaatgatcactatgggtgtagccttcgtctaccctccattccatgcctggagccagactcgggctggcaaaggtcaaatcaatccacgcctccactccgtttctacggaatgtactagcggagccatcattagctagcacagtatcgagtttcgcaaacgcttccattagcgcttgacccctgctatttgtacagcggctgccccactccactgcccaagcgttgaagtctcccgctattactaccggtttccggcccacgaggtccgacgagagcctgtcgatcatctggtagaactgttctattggccaccttggtggggcgtagcagctgcaatagaacacaccattgatcttggcaatcgccacaccctcggcggaggggtgtattacctcttgaaccgggaaccttcccgttgtacagattgccaccattccagacccgtccgacacccaattgccgttgccggcagggatgctgtacgggtctgataagagggcgacatctgtcctcgactccgagaccgactgccacagcagctgttgggctgctgcacaatggtgtctgcgacacctatggaagagtccgATCGTCTACCTTCCGTTGAATaagtggagcatcaacacttcccgtctaccttatccttccccgtgaacgatgaagaTAGGGGCAGGCGGCAATGATGACTATCATGCTGTTGACGTTTTAACATTATGACGCACAATCCAAGCTACCAACAAAGGTTCCAATTGCATTTAAAAACTACACTTCCACACTGCAACTCATAATAATATTTATGATGTGTTGAAGCAGTGAGACAAGATTGGTTTAGCATATTGTTTATgagaaatggtcatattgatCCTTTCTCATGAAGCAATCTGGTGTATGTTGGTTTTTCCAGCATCCTCAGGTTAAATGTTTCAAGTGCGTAATATAAAGAGTCTAATAGAAACTAAAGAATACATCAAACAAAAAGTCTAAGCATAAAAAGTTGTTGCCAATTACCGTTACTTCTGTAATCATATCCACTTTTACTTTTGATAAAAAACGAAGATGTATAGTAATATACATACACCGTGTTAGCTTCAATGTAGTTTCTAGAAAAAGGAACATTTTGTGGCTTATAACGTAGAAGACGAAATCCTCACTAACTTGCCTCGGTCTCTCCTACTTCTGGATCTCATACATTAATATACTTTACAAGAATCATAATCTGCATTTAATATATATTTATTAGGTAATAATATTAAGATTCATATTAAAAACTCAGTTCTCTAATATTGTTTAAATACAATTTGCCCGAGTATACTGGAACGGCAATATGTCGATGTTGTTGAAATACTCGGTTAATTTACGTCGAATAAAACTTCCGGATTCATTTGGACGTCCACGCCTTTGGCCATCAATTTGGTCAAACTGTTGTAACATACGCCACTCTCCTTCGATAAGCTGCCCATCTTTATCATAACGGTCTGCCGTCCTGCCATATGCAGCATCTCTACtcaataaaaaattatgaaGTGCGCAGCATGCAGCAACGATGACTTTCACCTTGTCAGGAGCACAAAGAAACTCTGATCGAAGACATCCCCACCGCATCGTCATAATACCAAATGCGTTTTCAACAGTACGACGCGCACGTGAGAGTCTATAATTGAAGATCCTTTGGTCATTAGTAAGTGCGTTTGCTGTTCCATAAGGTTTCATAATTCGATGAGATAGGGGAAAAGCATCATCTGCAATAAAGAAATATGACAGGTCTGCACCGTTGATGGGAGCATCTTGCGGTAAATCCAAAAATGAAGTGTCCTCCAAAATTTGCTTTCCGAATTCAGTCCTGGAAAAAACATTTACATCACCATCTGCGCCAGGAGACCCAACGTCGATAAATGTGAACCGGTAGTTTGCATCACTGGCTGCCATCAATATGATGCTATGGTAGCGctgcaaaatgaaaacaaacatttttagaaaatgtcTAAGAAAACCAGGACTTTTTCTGCTTTTTAATGGAGCAGCTCCGAAATAATATATAATTTAATATATTATGCTAGTTCTGTAGAACTCTTGCCATTCATTCGTGAAGCACACTATAGTCATGGAATTAAGACGATCTGAAATATTTCTGCTTAGCATTCCAGACAGTTTAGAGAAGTATTAAAATAACATTATGGATATATTCTAAGAGTAAGACGATGTAACTAGTGTACTTCTCGAAAGAATGCCAAACGTAGAGCATAAGAAACACACAAACATTCATTATGATATGCGGAAATTACTCATAAAATATAGATATACTCAATTCACCAGAACACTAACTTTTCCTGtactcaaaccaaatcaatttaAAACTGGCGAAGTGTTCGAGTACTTGTTACAATTGTGAAAATAGAAAATTAAATCATTTACCTTGTAATTGTAGTACAAGGATCCTGCATTGGCTGGACACTTGATGCGAACATGTTTGCCATCCAATGAGCCAAGGCAGTTGGGCATGTTCCATTTGTTCCTGAACCCATCCGCTACTGTCAACCAGTTTTCTTTCGTGTATGACATGAACTCCGTTTTTGCCAGCTCTTCGTAAATAATCTGacatgtgtcctttataatgatGCAGCTTGTAGCCTTGCTGAAACGGTAGTTGCTTGCCGCATATCTTTCAAAAAAAGGCCCACCAGCGAGAtaccttaaaataaaatttgaatgtATAGTTCCCGCTGAGTGTGAAGATTGCGGCATCTACTTACTCTAGAGTGTAAGCAAAACGTTGTTTTGCGCTTATTCCATCTGGACGAGTACATCTCTTCGGTTCCAGCCGATGTTTAACCCTTTGGAACAGCTCCTGAAATTGCTTCTCTTCCATGTGGAAGTTTTGAGCGAATTCACTCTTCCATGCCCGCAAATCATCGAACTATTAAGTACATTATAATGTGGTAAGTTGTcagataaaaattcaaataagcTATAGATAATACTTACATCTTCAGCAAATCGTCCCTTTAAATTTCTCTGCCACAAATAAGGATTCACCCAGCAACTCCTCTTATTTTTCCTTGTATTCCTCTTCTTTTTTAATAATAAGCCTATCGTCAGTATTGAAGCAGCCACCAGCAATAAATTTTCTTCAAAGCTTTCCATAGTTTTAATAAATAACACTGTTGTTTCACAAAGGTAAACAACTTGCAAAATAGGTTTCTTTTTGCGTGTGGAGAATTGTGGAGAAACgtcattgaaaaattttcccGAGGCAAATCCCGCTTCAAATCCCGCGAaaaatcccgtgacacgttttccgaactgtaaactagtcaTGCAtgaaatctgtattttttcgtcaaaaaatctgaaaatctgCATCGCGGAAGAAAAATTCTGTATCGAAAATCTGTATTCGAAAATTAACCAGCAGATCCCCAAAAAACAATATTGTGACAATGAAAAATTGATTATGATAACCGATCACAAATATATCAATCAGATTGATTTTAGTCTTTATCTGGAGAATAAATGATATCTAAATTTGGCATTTTTGCTCCACGCCTTAATGGTTGCTTAAGATCTGAGCTGCTGGGTACTACAAACCTGCACGGAAAATCTGCATTTTagccaaaaatctgtaatctgtatatACAGAATCTTGGTCGTAAATAATccagaaaaatctgtaaaatacaggTTAATCTGTATATGTGGTAACCCTGCTCACGcaacgcaactgacaaagtaaacaaaccaccgaaaatttgtcaaacatgaacttcattcatcatgagttcattcgtgtcgtcatcttgttgAAATCAATTGATCGCTCACCCTGTAGGTGATGGAATGCACAGTGGGCAAAAGGCGacccccagaggcacttaattagtcgccgcgggattcctatcataatttatatatgagaaGTTGCGGAATtagataagaaatcaaacgcacctagtttggtccactgcacgcatctgtggccagagctaggggggtttgagtacccggagaactcccggtattaggcaaaaagtgatttccagaggcactaaattagttgccgcgggatttctataataatttatatatgaaaagttgcggaatttgataagaaatcaaatgcaactggttttgtccactgcacgcatctgtggccagagtcacgggggtttgagtacccggagtattccgataTTAGAGAAAAATGATTCTCACaggcacttaactgatcgccgcaggtttcgtatcataatttatatatgaaaagttgcggaatttgataagaaatcaaacgaaactggcttggtccactgcacgcatctgtggccagagctaggggggtttgagtaaccggagaactcccggtgttaggcaaaaagtgatttccagaggcactcaattagtcgccgcgggatttctataataatttatatatgaaaagttgcggaatttgataagaaatcaaatgcaactggtttggtccactgcacacatctgtggccagagtcacgggggtttgagtacccggagtattccggtattagacaaaaagtgattcccagaggcactaaactgatcgccgcaggtttcctatcgtaatttatatatgaaaagttgcggaatttgataataaatcaaacgcaactggtttggtccactgtacgcatctgtggccagagtcacgggggtttgagtacccggagtattccggtattagacaaaatgtgattcccagaggcactcaatcAGTCGCCGCCGGATTCCTATTATAATTTATatgtgaaaagttgcggaatttgataagaaatcaaatgcaactggtTTGTTTTACTGCttgcatctgtggccagagtcacgggggtttgagtacccggagtattccggtattagataaaaagtgattcccagaggcacttaattagttgccgcgggattcctattatgatttatatatgaaaagctgcggaatttgataagaaatcaaacgaaactggcttggtccactgcacgcgtctgtggccagagtcaaaGGGGTTTTAGTATCTGAAGAATTCCTGGTATTAGGGTAAAGTAGTAAAACTGCCAAAATATTCGACTTTATTCGTTTTCATTTTAGTTTTGGGGATGTTATTTATGGAATTTAGGGGAGTGTGGTAATAGGAGAGTGTAGTGTATTTGGgtatcttcgtgaggaatgaACTAAATTTGGAGTAAGTTGATTTCTTTTCCGatagaattcaataaaaaagtattttttcgcTGCTATTTTCCATGAGGGCAGTAGTAAGGTTTTTACACATAAAGGTGtctcagaaaaaaatttttggctattttttttctgaaaatgaaGCCATATTATATTATAGACATCACGCTTCGGTAATTATAATAACGTGACATTGATCGTCGTGGTgattttgatcactcgaaacttttttcgtagattacATATTTAGCTAGAATAGTCTACCTAATCATTCAAATTTGTAATGAGTTTTACTATAAAGTAGTGatttattatactttttgagtacatTATTCGATTTATTAGTACAAAGTATGCAAAAATCTTAACTTTTACTTTATCTTATTTTGACGAAGCTTCTAAAAGCATCtattttttatacaacaaataaatcttagattTTAGCTAGAATAGTAAATTCCaaacgagtttttatttttctttggtaTCGGATGtgccaaatcgatttttgagagcttgcttaattttagaaaaatgttttgtaaaactagttagcaactatttcaaattatttcaagctaaaattctcaaatttttttATGTGCAATACTCCAatatgttaaaatggatgaaaatcTTTGTTAATTGATAAACcgctgaaataaaacaaatttagcaGTTAAATAAGTTTTTAGATACTTTTATTCTAGTTAGACCCGATTTACACGAATTTTGGtcatttgaattttacagtatagTGAAATGCTGTATACAatgccaattaacatctatttaacaatgggtatcgatttaaaattagtttaaacaaacatttgaatgaaaaacattgacatcaagaacttaatgtgggtgaatatACAGGTTATCAAAGCCACCCCGGAAtatgaaaacggacttcaaattttaaggttttttgaaaaaatagtagtAAGCAGAGAATTTCAGGTGAAACCATCCAATCATGTACTTCGTACataagtacatggtttaaaaatattaaacttgaaaaaatgtatatgtaatgattacttcgaaaagtgatcaatgttacCCCGGGTTACGGTACTATCGGAAAAGAAAttaaattactcaaaatttagATTGTTTTTCACCAAGATTGTTAACACCTAGAAACTGAAATAAAAACGAACAAAGTCGTATATTTTGGCAGTTTTACTACTTTACTCTAATACCAGAAATTCTTCGGATACTAAAAttcccgtgactctggccacagatgtgtGCAGTAGACCAAACTAGTTGCGttagatttcttatcaaattccgcaacttttcatatataaatcatGATATAAATCCCGCGGCGACaaattgagtgcctctgggaatcacattttgtctaataccggaatactccgggtactcaaataCTCGTGActttggccacagatgcgtgcaatGAACCGAACcaattgcgtttgatttcttatcaaattccgcaacttttcatatataaattatgatagaaatcctgcggcgactaa is part of the Topomyia yanbarensis strain Yona2022 chromosome 1, ASM3024719v1, whole genome shotgun sequence genome and encodes:
- the LOC131681634 gene encoding uncharacterized protein LOC131681634: MESFEENLLLVAASILTIGLLLKKKRNTRKNKRSCWVNPYLWQRNLKGRFAEDFDDLRAWKSEFAQNFHMEEKQFQELFQRVKHRLEPKRCTRPDGISAKQRFAYTLEYLAGGPFFERYAASNYRFSKATSCIIIKDTCQIIYEELAKTEFMSYTKENWLTVADGFRNKWNMPNCLGSLDGKHVRIKCPANAGSLYYNYKRYHSIILMAASDANYRFTFIDVGSPGADGDVNVFSRTEFGKQILEDTSFLDLPQDAPINGADLSYFFIADDAFPLSHRIMKPYGTANALTNDQRIFNYRLSRARRTVENAFGIMTMRWGCLRSEFLCAPDKVKVIVAACCALHNFLLSRDAAYGRTADRYDKDGQLIEGEWRMLQQFDQIDGQRRGRPNESGSFIRRKLTEYFNNIDILPFQYTRANCI